In the genome of Lactuca sativa cultivar Salinas chromosome 3, Lsat_Salinas_v11, whole genome shotgun sequence, the window TTAAAACAACAAACGATGAGGTTTCTTCGGGTTGATATTAATGCCTAAGCATACATATGTATGTCAAGGACTACAAGAAACAAAATAAGAAGCAAACCATAAAGAACTGTGTGTAGAAACATGGAGATTATGCTAGTCTTCATGTT includes:
- the LOC111877711 gene encoding uncharacterized protein LOC111877711; the encoded protein is MHDWAAPIISAALFALLAPGLIVQMPGKESSVGFMNMKTSIISMFLHTVLYGLLLILFLVVLDIHMYA